The proteins below are encoded in one region of Alosa sapidissima isolate fAloSap1 chromosome 24, fAloSap1.pri, whole genome shotgun sequence:
- the gall gene encoding galanin peptides, protein MQSGYTIICLSLLLSAQLFTSEGVALLSPAKRGWTLNSAGYLLGPYAHRTLAVRHRSLLDKRNLWEEEPPTQPSHQPPYGTDSDDLQTLLDLIMYLRLKETGTVRDLNSAMIQEDMRA, encoded by the exons ATGCAGAGTGGTTATACCATCATATGTCTTTCATTGCTTCTGTCAGCACAACTGTTTACTTCAGAAGGGGTAGCACTCctg AGTCCAGCAAAGCGAGGATGGACTCTGAACAGTGCTGGATATCTCCTAGGGCCTT ATGCCCATCGGACCCTGGCGGTGCGGCACCGCTCGCTGCTGGACAAGAGGAATCTCTGGGAGGAGGAGCCTCCCACACAGCCCTCCCACCAGCCCCCATACG GCACTGACTCCGATGACCTTCAAACCCTTTTGGACCTCATCATGTACCTGCGACTAAAAG AGACTGGGACTGTGAGAGATTTGAACAGCGCTATGATTCAGGAGGACATGAGAGCCTAG
- the LOC121700162 gene encoding uncharacterized protein LOC121700162, whose protein sequence is MAAAIVTGLIPILRTAVDTTTTYKARTLWFGFVAVRLVVLFVTELPWFKLDTDFGCNATARDTLCTRACFNEHFDHPGVVTWNFLFILVLLSVLLMELFSAHLRASARKSSARQKGPDGQAVEVQELMMLDLHASKTTVLFYLLSVALRIAVEASFLYVLLQWNLPTMKMEPFKCEVAKCPTQMCVVRAASEKRMSIFALVSISCLVIAASCLFFLYSVMHYLCNCGGGSERVSAL, encoded by the coding sequence ATGGCAGCAGCTATAGTGACCGGCCTGATCCCAATTCTTCGCACTGCCGtggacaccaccaccacctacaAGGCCCGCACCCTCTGGTTCGGCTTTGTGGCCGTCCGCCTGGTGGTGCTGTTTGTGACCGAGCTGCCCTGGTTCAAGCTGGACACCGACTTTGGCTGCAACGCAACGGCCCGCGACACCCTGTGTACGCGTGCGTGCTTCAATGAACACTTCGACCACCCAGGGGTTGTGACCTGGAACTTCCTCTTCATCCTCGTCCTGCTCTCCGTGCTGCTCATGGAGCTCTTCTCTGCCCACCTGCGCGCCTCCGCCCGTAAGAGTAGCGCCAGGCAGAAGGGTCCCGATGGCCAGGCAGTAGAGGTGCAGGAGCTCATGATGCTCGACCTCCACGCCAGCAAGACCACCGTCCTCTTCTACCTGCTGAGCGTGGCGCTACGTATCGCTGTGGAGGCCTCATTCCTCTACGTCCTGCTGCAGTGGAACCTGCCCACGATGAAGATGGAGCCCTTTAAGTGCGAAGTCGCCAAATGCCCGACGCAGATGTGTGTAGTGAGGGCCGCGTCTGAGAAGCGCATGTCCATCTTTGCCCTGGTGTCCATCTCGTGTCTGGTCATAGCAGCCAGTTGCCTGTTTTTTCTGTACTCTGTTATGCACTACCTCTGCAACTGCGGAGGTGGATCTGAGAGAGTTAGTGCTCTGTAA
- the znf668 gene encoding zinc finger protein 668 isoform X1 produces MASPQPGSPPTVEQYTPPPANKEASKEPEEVKEKPTRRRGKGRPPKPKPSYKCAACKEAFSSPAALRSHKVSKHGWLEWQGQHTCVQCNKAFPSRAQLSKHQRSHSDNRPFQCPQCHKAYKTHTELRNHSRSHTGEKPFVCTECGKAFMQAICLRIHMTQHSGERPHSCPQCSKSYPTLSKLKVHQRSHTGEKPYFCAECGKSFADPSVYRKHRRNHQGHRPYSCSQCDKTYTELKDLKNHERSHTGEKPYLCSDCGKAFSRSSSLACHLRIHLQNKPYQCGLCNKGFTQRSSYQSHLRTHSGEKPFLCPQCGKMFSDPSSFRRHQRAHQGFKPYVCDKCTKRFRQPADLAVHQRVHSGQRPYKCQNCDKAFVASWDLRRHMLVHTGLRPFACTECGKSFAERSSLNKHRRVHTGERPFKCDQCFKSFVVSSSLRKHERTHVAERPQEASAVAPAEAAQPFATGPTLPQFSCAVCDLTFGTWEEVQAHETYHVTTTPPPTTSTMVALPLGPHVCATCQAEFVQLGDLQEHEKMHPKLRPHVCESCGKAFLNKAGLRKHQRIHSTVRPHACQVCGKAFLFAAYLRKHLRTHRDADLTAGGQIAHTQPLPSPSPPGAVSPSVGEPTISLTVPVAVPVSAFQTVPTHVYIDKDDGL; encoded by the coding sequence ATGGCATCACCCCAGCCAGGCAGTCCGCCCACTGTAGAGCAGTACACACCTCCACCTGCAAATAAAGAGGCCTCCAAAGAACCAGAGGAAGTTAAGGAGAAGCCCACCAGACGGAGAGGCAAAGGCAGGCCCCCCAAACCTAAACCCTCTTATAAATGTGCTGCCTGCAAGGAAGCATTTTCCAGTCCAGCAGCACTACGGAGCCACAAGGTCTCAAAGCATGGATGGCTTGAATGGCAAGGACAACACACCTGCGTCCAGTGCAATAAGGCTTTCCCCAGCCGAGCCCAGCTCTCGAAGCACCAGCGCTCCCACTCTGACAACCGTCCGTTCCAGTGTCCCCAGTGTCACAAGGCCTACAAAACCCACACGGAGCTGCGCAACCACAGCCGCTCGCACACGGGAGAGAAGCCGTTCGTCTGCACCGAATGCGGCAAGGCTTTCATGCAGGCCATCTGTCTGCGCATCCACATGACCCAGCACAGCGGCGAGAGGCCTCACTCTTGTCCGCAGTGCTCCAAGAGCTACCCCACCCTCTCCAAGCTGAAAGTACACCAGCGCTCGCACACGGGCGAGAAGCCCTACTTCTGCGCCGAGTGTGGGAAGAGCTTCGCCGACCCCTCGGTGTACCGCAAACACCGGCGCAATCACCAGGGCCACCGCCCGTACTCGTGCAGCCAGTGTGACAAAACGTACACGGAACTGAAGGACCTGAAGAACCACGAGCGATCGCACACAGGTGAAAAGCCGTATCTATGCTCCGACTGCGGCAAGGCCTTCTCTCGCTCCTCCTCGCTGGCTTGCCACCTGCGCATCCACCTGCAGAACAAGCCCTACCAGTGCGGACTGTGCAACAAGGGCTTCACCCAGCGCTCCTCATACCAGTCCCACTTGCGCACGCACTCCGGCGAGAAGCCATTCTTGTGTCCCCAGTGTGGCAAAATGTTCTCGGATCCCTCCAGCTTTCGGCGACACCAAAGGGCCCACCAGGGCTTCAAACCTTACGTTTGCGACAAGTGCACCAAAAGGTTCCGGCAGCCGGCCGACCTGGCCGTGCACCAGAGAGTCCACTCGGGCCAGCGTCCCTACAAGTGCCAGAACTGTGACAAAGCCTTTGTGGCGTCCTGGGACCTGCGGCGGCACATGCTGGTGCACACGGGCCTGCGGCCGTTTGCGTGCACCGAGTGCGGCAAGTCGTTTGCCGAGCGCTCCAGCCTCAACAAGCACCGGCGCGTGCACACCGGCGAACGGCCCTTCAAGTGCGACCAGTGCTTCAAGTCGTTCGTGGTTTCGTCCAGCCTGCGCAAGCACGAGCGGACCCACGTGGCCGAGCGGCCCCAGGAGGCCTCGGCGGTGGCCCCAGCCGAGGCGGCCCAGCCCTTCGCCACGGGCCCCACGCTTCCCCAGTTCTCCTGCGCCGTCTGCGACCTCACCTTTGGCACGTGGGAGGAGGTGCAGGCGCACGAAACCTACCACGTCACCACCACGCCGCCGCCAACGACCTCCACCATGGTGGCGCTGCCGCTGGGGCCGCACGTGTGTGCCACCTGCCAGGCCGAGTTTGTGCAGCTCGGCGACTTGCAGGAGCACGAGAAGATGCACCCCAAGCTGCGGCCGCACGTCTGCGAGAGCTGCGGCAAGGCCTTCCTCAACAAGGCGGGCCTGCGCAAGCACCAGCGCATCCACTCTACCGTGCGGCCGCACGCCTGCCAGGTGTGTGGCAAGGCCTTCCTGTTTGCCGCCTACCTGCGCAAGCACTTGCGCACGCACCGCGACGCTGACCTCACTGCCGGCGGTCAGATCGCCCACACCCAGCCCCTGCCCTCGCCGTCTCCCCCTGGCGCCGTGTCCCCCTCCGTGGGCGAGCCCACCATTTCTCTCACTGTGCCCGTGGCGGTGCCAGTGTCTGCGTTTCAGACGGTGCCTACGCATGTCTACATCGACAAGGATGATGGACTCTGA
- the znf668 gene encoding zinc finger protein 668 isoform X2 — MASPQPGSPPTVEQYTPPPANKEASKEPEEVKEKPTRRRGKGRPPKPKPSYKCAACKEAFSSPAALRSHKVSKHGWLEWQGQHTCVQCNKAFPSRAQLSKHQRSHSDNRPFQCPQCHKAYKTHTELRNHSRSHTGEKPFVCTECGKAFMQAICLRIHMTQHSGERPHSCPQCSKSYPTLSKLKVHQRSHTGEKPYFCAECGKSFADPSVYRKHRRNHQGHRPYSCSQCDKTYTELKDLKNHERSHTGEKPYLCSDCGKAFSRSSSLACHLRIHLQNKPYQCGLCNKGFTQRSSYQSHLRTHSGEKPFLCPQCGKMFSDPSSFRRHQRAHQGFKPYVCDKCTKRFRQPADLAVHQRVHSGQRPYKCQNCDKAFVASWDLRRHMLVHTGLRPFACTECGKSFAERSSLNKHRRVHTGERPFKCDQCFKSFVVSSSLRKHERTHVAERPQEASAVAPAEAAQPFATGPTLPQFSCAVCDLTFGTWEEVQAHETYHVTTTPPPTTSTMVALPLGPHVCATCQAEFVQLGDLQEHEKMHPKLRPHVCESCGKAFLNKAGLRKHQRIHSTVRPHACQVCGKAFLFAAYLRKHLRTHRDADLTAGGQIGRA, encoded by the exons ATGGCATCACCCCAGCCAGGCAGTCCGCCCACTGTAGAGCAGTACACACCTCCACCTGCAAATAAAGAGGCCTCCAAAGAACCAGAGGAAGTTAAGGAGAAGCCCACCAGACGGAGAGGCAAAGGCAGGCCCCCCAAACCTAAACCCTCTTATAAATGTGCTGCCTGCAAGGAAGCATTTTCCAGTCCAGCAGCACTACGGAGCCACAAGGTCTCAAAGCATGGATGGCTTGAATGGCAAGGACAACACACCTGCGTCCAGTGCAATAAGGCTTTCCCCAGCCGAGCCCAGCTCTCGAAGCACCAGCGCTCCCACTCTGACAACCGTCCGTTCCAGTGTCCCCAGTGTCACAAGGCCTACAAAACCCACACGGAGCTGCGCAACCACAGCCGCTCGCACACGGGAGAGAAGCCGTTCGTCTGCACCGAATGCGGCAAGGCTTTCATGCAGGCCATCTGTCTGCGCATCCACATGACCCAGCACAGCGGCGAGAGGCCTCACTCTTGTCCGCAGTGCTCCAAGAGCTACCCCACCCTCTCCAAGCTGAAAGTACACCAGCGCTCGCACACGGGCGAGAAGCCCTACTTCTGCGCCGAGTGTGGGAAGAGCTTCGCCGACCCCTCGGTGTACCGCAAACACCGGCGCAATCACCAGGGCCACCGCCCGTACTCGTGCAGCCAGTGTGACAAAACGTACACGGAACTGAAGGACCTGAAGAACCACGAGCGATCGCACACAGGTGAAAAGCCGTATCTATGCTCCGACTGCGGCAAGGCCTTCTCTCGCTCCTCCTCGCTGGCTTGCCACCTGCGCATCCACCTGCAGAACAAGCCCTACCAGTGCGGACTGTGCAACAAGGGCTTCACCCAGCGCTCCTCATACCAGTCCCACTTGCGCACGCACTCCGGCGAGAAGCCATTCTTGTGTCCCCAGTGTGGCAAAATGTTCTCGGATCCCTCCAGCTTTCGGCGACACCAAAGGGCCCACCAGGGCTTCAAACCTTACGTTTGCGACAAGTGCACCAAAAGGTTCCGGCAGCCGGCCGACCTGGCCGTGCACCAGAGAGTCCACTCGGGCCAGCGTCCCTACAAGTGCCAGAACTGTGACAAAGCCTTTGTGGCGTCCTGGGACCTGCGGCGGCACATGCTGGTGCACACGGGCCTGCGGCCGTTTGCGTGCACCGAGTGCGGCAAGTCGTTTGCCGAGCGCTCCAGCCTCAACAAGCACCGGCGCGTGCACACCGGCGAACGGCCCTTCAAGTGCGACCAGTGCTTCAAGTCGTTCGTGGTTTCGTCCAGCCTGCGCAAGCACGAGCGGACCCACGTGGCCGAGCGGCCCCAGGAGGCCTCGGCGGTGGCCCCAGCCGAGGCGGCCCAGCCCTTCGCCACGGGCCCCACGCTTCCCCAGTTCTCCTGCGCCGTCTGCGACCTCACCTTTGGCACGTGGGAGGAGGTGCAGGCGCACGAAACCTACCACGTCACCACCACGCCGCCGCCAACGACCTCCACCATGGTGGCGCTGCCGCTGGGGCCGCACGTGTGTGCCACCTGCCAGGCCGAGTTTGTGCAGCTCGGCGACTTGCAGGAGCACGAGAAGATGCACCCCAAGCTGCGGCCGCACGTCTGCGAGAGCTGCGGCAAGGCCTTCCTCAACAAGGCGGGCCTGCGCAAGCACCAGCGCATCCACTCTACCGTGCGGCCGCACGCCTGCCAGGTGTGTGGCAAGGCCTTCCTGTTTGCCGCCTACCTGCGCAAGCACTTGCGCACGCACCGCGACGCTGACCTCACTGCCGGCGGTCAGATCG gaAGAGCGT ag
- the cd37 gene encoding leukocyte antigen CD37, whose amino-acid sequence MVSECCLGVTKYLVFLFNLIFFFLGALMLSLGVWITCAESSFFLEPPTFISMSLLSYFLLIGGSLTMTLGFLGCIGAIQEAKCLLGLYFMLLTIVLAAQSVGGVLFITQRSIFESSLMGHMSMVINMYGKNDSHLQHFERTLDYIQQQAECCGWEYPAEWDRGAPCSCYYYNGTQHASNSSTFSSCVCSPTDTTQCVMYKQGCKRQLERWMDDHMLIIMVVLFALIGVEICGMILSMCLYKSHSKDDLFMNY is encoded by the exons ATGGTGTCCGAATGCTGCCTTGGTGTCACCAAGTATCTTGTTTTCCTGTTCAACCTCATTTTCTTT TTCTTAGGAGCCCTCATGCTGTCTCTGGGCGTGTGGATCACCTGTGCTGAGTCCAGCTTCTTCT TGGAGCCCCCAACCTTCATATCTATGTCCCTCCTCTCATATTTCCTGCTCATTGGAGGCTCTCTGACCATGACTCTGGGTTTTCTGGGCTGCATTGGGGCCATCCAGGAGGCCAAATGCCTGTTGGGTTTG TACTTCATGCTGCTCACCATCGTCCTGGCTGCGCAGAGCGTTGGCGGAGTCCTCTTCATCACACAGAGGAGCATA TTTGAGAGCAGCCTGATGGGCCACATGTCCATGGTCATTAATATGTATGGGAAGAATGATTCACATCTGCAGCACTTTGAGAGGACGCTGGACTACATTCAACAACAG GCAGAGTGCTGTGGCTGGGAGTATCCAGCTGAATGGGACAGGGGGGCCCCCTGCTCCTGCTACTACTACAATGGCACACAGCACGCCTCCAACTCAAGCACCTTTTCATCATGTGTCTGCTCCCCCACAGACACCACTCAGTGTGTCATGTATAAGCAG GGCTGTAAGAGGCAGCTGGAGAGGTGGATGGACGATCATATGCTCATCATCATGGTGGTGCTGTTTGCCCTGATTGGAGTGGAG ATCTGTGGTATGATCCTTTCGATGTGTCTGTATAAATCACACAGCAAGGATGATCTGTTCATGAACTACTAA